One region of Montipora foliosa isolate CH-2021 unplaced genomic scaffold, ASM3666993v2 scaffold_435, whole genome shotgun sequence genomic DNA includes:
- the LOC137988930 gene encoding ubiquitin carboxyl-terminal hydrolase 5-like isoform X1: MEFLKSSSIRVPQGGDKVYKEECVYCFNSPESDKGLYICLATFLGFCEEHIYLHMSKTSHRVFLHLKKVKKPPSESDDTTEFPPKKKPTRLAIGVEGGFDVDQTKVEYDEFSSLTVFGTDGDPLVIPLPNADIPLQVQLSIAGVLTADAAAYKDQVASWDGEKRAVSKHASNLLQLDNGVKVPPRGWKCTKCDMKENLWLNLTDGTILCGRRYFDGSGGNNHAIDYYKETNYPLAVKLGTITPDGADVFSYDEDDMVEDPNLAQHLAHFGINITQMEKTDKTMAELEIDINMRIREWDVIQEAGKKLTPVCGPGYTGLKNLGNSCYMNSVMQVLFSLPEFKQRYGDRCASIFSKAPANPTGDFNAQMAKFADGVLSGKYSPSPDKEPEEITEPQGDLDQDGIAPQMFKSVIGRGHPEFSSNRQQDAQEFFMHLLSTMDRVERTATGVPNPVDSFRFKVEERTQCMQSGKVRYNSREDTLLSLCIPMEAVLNKDEVAVYEQKQKEAEAKKEKLDPSEVVRPRVAMAACLEAFGAPEVVDDFYSTALQTKSVAQTSTRFATFPDYLMVQMKKFTLGDDWVPKKLDVSIDILEEIDLTHLRATGLQSNEEQLPEAEQAAVAEIQIDDSVVMQLVSMGFDKEGCRKAVYHTNNQGIEPAMNWVLEHMGDPDFSTPLNIQASGAAGSAAADEGAIDMIIAMGFTRPQAIKALQATDNNLERAVDWIFSHAQDLDSMEVENQGSQETGPQYKDGHGKYRLIAFISHMGTSTMCGHYVCHVLKEGRWVIFNDRKVALSETPPKEHGYLYLYRRVDS, translated from the exons GAAAGTGACAAAGGTCTTTATATTTGTCTGGCAACTTTTCTCGGCTTTTGTGAAGAACATATTTATCTTCACATGAGTAAAACATCCCACAGAGTATTTCTGCATttaaagaaagtgaaaaag CCTCCATCTGAGAGTGACGATACAACAGAGTTTCCTCCGAAGAAAAAGCCTACAAGATTAGCTATTG gagtGGAAGGTGGCTTTGATGTGGACCAAACCAAG GTCGAATATGATGAATTCAGCTCACTGACAGTGTTTGGAACTGATGGAGATCCACTTGTTATTCCACTTCCAAATGCTGACATTCCCCTTCAG GTTCAGCTGTCCATTGCAGGAGTACTCACAGCTGATGCAGCTGCATACAAGGACCAAGTTGCATCTTGGGATGGAGAAAAGAGAGCAGTTTCCAA ACATGCAAGCAATCTGCTTCAGCTGGATAATGGAGTTAAAGTTCCTCCACG GGGCTGGAAGTGTACAAAATGTGATATGAAAGAAAATCTTTGGCTCAACTTAACTGATGGAACAATTCTTTGTGGGAGACGATATTTTGATG GCTCAGGTGGAAATAATCATGCGATTGATTATTACAAAGAGACAAATTATCCTTTGGCTGTTAAACTTGGAACAATAACTCCTGATGGTGCAG ATGTGTTTTCCTATGATGAGGATGACATGGTTGAGGATCCAAATCTTGCTCAGCATCTTGCTCACTTTGGAATTAACATTACACAGATGGAAAAG ACAGACAAGACAATGGCAGAGTTGGAAATAGACATAAATATGAGAATAAGAGAATGGGATGTAATCCAG GAAGCTGGTAAGAAATTAACTCCTGTATGTGGGCCTGGCTACACAGGATTAAAGAATCTAGGAAACAG TTGTTACATGAATTCTGTGATGCAAGTTCTATTTTCATTGCCAGAGTTCAAGCAAAG ATATGGTGATAGATGTGCCTCAATATTTTCTAAGGCTCCTGCTAATCCTACTGGGGATTTCAATGCTCAGAT GGCAAAGTTTGCTGATGGTGTTCTGTCAGGAAAATACTCTCCATCACCAGATAAAGAACCAGAGGAAATCACTGAACCACAAGGAGATCTG GATCAAGATGGTATTGCGCCACAGATGTTCAAGTCAGTTATTGGTCGGGGCCACCCTGAGTTCTCAAGCAACAGACAGCAAGATGCTCAAGAATTCTTCATGCATTTACTCTCCACAATGGACAGAGTTGAG CGAACGGCTACCGGAGTACCTAACCCAGTAGACTCCTTTAGGTTCAAG GTTGAAGAACGTACTCAGTGTATGCAGTCAGGAAAAGTCCGTTATAACAGCAGAGAGGATACACTTTTGTCGCTATGTATACCAATGGAAGCAGTTCTTAATAAAG ACGAAGTGGCAGTATATGAACAGAAGCAGAAAGAAGCagaagccaaaaaagaaaaatt agATCCTAGTGAAGTTGTACGACCCAGAGTGGCTATGGCAGCTTGTCTTGAGGCGTTTGGTGCTCCGGAAGTGGTCGATGATTTTTACAGCACTGCTTTACAAACCAAAAGCGTAGCACAGAC ATCAACAAGATTTGCAACATTTCCCGACTATTTGATGGTTCAGATGAAAAAGTTTACTCTCGGTGATGACTGGGTCCCAAAGAAGCTTG ACGTTTCAATCGATATTTTAGAGGAAATTGACCTGACTCATTTAAGAGCCACTGGTCTGCAGTCAAATGAAGAGCAATTACCGGAAGCTGAACAAGCTGCTGTGGCAG AGATTCAAATTGATGACAGTGTTGTGATGCAACTTGTATCAATGGGATTTGACAAGGAAGGCTGCCGAAAAGCAGTTTACCATACAAATAACCAAG gtATCGAGCCCGCTATGAACTGGGTTCTGGAACACATGGGTGATCCAG atttcagTACGCCTCTGAACATTCAAGCCAGCGGTGCTGCGGGATCAGCAGCTGCTGACGAAGGAGCTATTGACATGATTATTGCCATGGGATTCACTCGGCCTCAGGCCATCAAGGCTTTACAAGCAACA GATAATAACTTGGAGAGAGCAGTGGATTGGATATTTAGTCATGCACAAGATCTCGATTCAATGGAAGTAGAAAACCAAGGCAGTCAAGAGACTGGACCCCAGTACAAAGATGGACACGGAA AATACCGTCTGATAGCCTTCATCAGTCATATGGGCACATCAACAATGTGCGGACACTATGTTTGTCACGTACTAAAAGAGGGGAG GTGGGTTATTTTCAACGATCGAAAAGTTGCCCTGTCAGAAACTCCCCCAAAGGAGCATGGTTATCTTTATTTATACCGGCGAGTGGACAGCTAA
- the LOC137988930 gene encoding ubiquitin carboxyl-terminal hydrolase 5-like isoform X2, translating into MEFLKSSSIRVPQGGDKVYKEECVYCFNSPPPSESDDTTEFPPKKKPTRLAIGVEGGFDVDQTKVEYDEFSSLTVFGTDGDPLVIPLPNADIPLQVQLSIAGVLTADAAAYKDQVASWDGEKRAVSKHASNLLQLDNGVKVPPRGWKCTKCDMKENLWLNLTDGTILCGRRYFDGSGGNNHAIDYYKETNYPLAVKLGTITPDGADVFSYDEDDMVEDPNLAQHLAHFGINITQMEKTDKTMAELEIDINMRIREWDVIQEAGKKLTPVCGPGYTGLKNLGNSCYMNSVMQVLFSLPEFKQRYGDRCASIFSKAPANPTGDFNAQMAKFADGVLSGKYSPSPDKEPEEITEPQGDLDQDGIAPQMFKSVIGRGHPEFSSNRQQDAQEFFMHLLSTMDRVERTATGVPNPVDSFRFKVEERTQCMQSGKVRYNSREDTLLSLCIPMEAVLNKDEVAVYEQKQKEAEAKKEKLDPSEVVRPRVAMAACLEAFGAPEVVDDFYSTALQTKSVAQTSTRFATFPDYLMVQMKKFTLGDDWVPKKLDVSIDILEEIDLTHLRATGLQSNEEQLPEAEQAAVAEIQIDDSVVMQLVSMGFDKEGCRKAVYHTNNQGIEPAMNWVLEHMGDPDFSTPLNIQASGAAGSAAADEGAIDMIIAMGFTRPQAIKALQATDNNLERAVDWIFSHAQDLDSMEVENQGSQETGPQYKDGHGKYRLIAFISHMGTSTMCGHYVCHVLKEGRWVIFNDRKVALSETPPKEHGYLYLYRRVDS; encoded by the exons CCTCCATCTGAGAGTGACGATACAACAGAGTTTCCTCCGAAGAAAAAGCCTACAAGATTAGCTATTG gagtGGAAGGTGGCTTTGATGTGGACCAAACCAAG GTCGAATATGATGAATTCAGCTCACTGACAGTGTTTGGAACTGATGGAGATCCACTTGTTATTCCACTTCCAAATGCTGACATTCCCCTTCAG GTTCAGCTGTCCATTGCAGGAGTACTCACAGCTGATGCAGCTGCATACAAGGACCAAGTTGCATCTTGGGATGGAGAAAAGAGAGCAGTTTCCAA ACATGCAAGCAATCTGCTTCAGCTGGATAATGGAGTTAAAGTTCCTCCACG GGGCTGGAAGTGTACAAAATGTGATATGAAAGAAAATCTTTGGCTCAACTTAACTGATGGAACAATTCTTTGTGGGAGACGATATTTTGATG GCTCAGGTGGAAATAATCATGCGATTGATTATTACAAAGAGACAAATTATCCTTTGGCTGTTAAACTTGGAACAATAACTCCTGATGGTGCAG ATGTGTTTTCCTATGATGAGGATGACATGGTTGAGGATCCAAATCTTGCTCAGCATCTTGCTCACTTTGGAATTAACATTACACAGATGGAAAAG ACAGACAAGACAATGGCAGAGTTGGAAATAGACATAAATATGAGAATAAGAGAATGGGATGTAATCCAG GAAGCTGGTAAGAAATTAACTCCTGTATGTGGGCCTGGCTACACAGGATTAAAGAATCTAGGAAACAG TTGTTACATGAATTCTGTGATGCAAGTTCTATTTTCATTGCCAGAGTTCAAGCAAAG ATATGGTGATAGATGTGCCTCAATATTTTCTAAGGCTCCTGCTAATCCTACTGGGGATTTCAATGCTCAGAT GGCAAAGTTTGCTGATGGTGTTCTGTCAGGAAAATACTCTCCATCACCAGATAAAGAACCAGAGGAAATCACTGAACCACAAGGAGATCTG GATCAAGATGGTATTGCGCCACAGATGTTCAAGTCAGTTATTGGTCGGGGCCACCCTGAGTTCTCAAGCAACAGACAGCAAGATGCTCAAGAATTCTTCATGCATTTACTCTCCACAATGGACAGAGTTGAG CGAACGGCTACCGGAGTACCTAACCCAGTAGACTCCTTTAGGTTCAAG GTTGAAGAACGTACTCAGTGTATGCAGTCAGGAAAAGTCCGTTATAACAGCAGAGAGGATACACTTTTGTCGCTATGTATACCAATGGAAGCAGTTCTTAATAAAG ACGAAGTGGCAGTATATGAACAGAAGCAGAAAGAAGCagaagccaaaaaagaaaaatt agATCCTAGTGAAGTTGTACGACCCAGAGTGGCTATGGCAGCTTGTCTTGAGGCGTTTGGTGCTCCGGAAGTGGTCGATGATTTTTACAGCACTGCTTTACAAACCAAAAGCGTAGCACAGAC ATCAACAAGATTTGCAACATTTCCCGACTATTTGATGGTTCAGATGAAAAAGTTTACTCTCGGTGATGACTGGGTCCCAAAGAAGCTTG ACGTTTCAATCGATATTTTAGAGGAAATTGACCTGACTCATTTAAGAGCCACTGGTCTGCAGTCAAATGAAGAGCAATTACCGGAAGCTGAACAAGCTGCTGTGGCAG AGATTCAAATTGATGACAGTGTTGTGATGCAACTTGTATCAATGGGATTTGACAAGGAAGGCTGCCGAAAAGCAGTTTACCATACAAATAACCAAG gtATCGAGCCCGCTATGAACTGGGTTCTGGAACACATGGGTGATCCAG atttcagTACGCCTCTGAACATTCAAGCCAGCGGTGCTGCGGGATCAGCAGCTGCTGACGAAGGAGCTATTGACATGATTATTGCCATGGGATTCACTCGGCCTCAGGCCATCAAGGCTTTACAAGCAACA GATAATAACTTGGAGAGAGCAGTGGATTGGATATTTAGTCATGCACAAGATCTCGATTCAATGGAAGTAGAAAACCAAGGCAGTCAAGAGACTGGACCCCAGTACAAAGATGGACACGGAA AATACCGTCTGATAGCCTTCATCAGTCATATGGGCACATCAACAATGTGCGGACACTATGTTTGTCACGTACTAAAAGAGGGGAG GTGGGTTATTTTCAACGATCGAAAAGTTGCCCTGTCAGAAACTCCCCCAAAGGAGCATGGTTATCTTTATTTATACCGGCGAGTGGACAGCTAA